From Actinosynnema mirum DSM 43827, a single genomic window includes:
- the pnuC gene encoding nicotinamide riboside transporter PnuC, with amino-acid sequence MHVLLEHGFTLFGQRVSYAEFAGQVLALVVVFFAQRRSMLTWPVQLASVVLLFAVYASADLGGIAARQVVIGLITVHGWWAWSRRRDPVLGVVVRTGATRERVAVLAAFLLGTTGFALLLDATNASWAPWPDAAIFVGTVLAFALQGRGLVEFWIVWLVVDAIGVPLQLRSGLWFSAAVYTVFAVLVVKGFLDWNREARRAPRAANPASPANPAGPASPASPASPASPVSPV; translated from the coding sequence GCCGAGTTCGCGGGCCAGGTCCTCGCGCTCGTCGTGGTCTTCTTCGCCCAGCGCCGCTCGATGCTCACCTGGCCGGTGCAGCTCGCGTCGGTCGTCCTGCTGTTCGCCGTCTACGCCTCGGCCGACCTCGGCGGCATCGCGGCCCGGCAGGTCGTCATCGGGCTGATCACCGTGCACGGCTGGTGGGCCTGGAGCCGCCGCCGCGACCCGGTGCTCGGCGTCGTCGTCCGCACCGGCGCCACCCGCGAGCGCGTCGCCGTGCTCGCCGCCTTCCTCCTCGGCACCACCGGCTTCGCGCTCTTGCTCGACGCCACCAACGCCTCCTGGGCCCCCTGGCCCGACGCGGCGATCTTCGTCGGCACCGTGCTCGCGTTCGCCCTCCAGGGCCGCGGCCTGGTCGAGTTCTGGATCGTGTGGCTGGTCGTCGACGCGATCGGCGTCCCCCTGCAGCTCCGCTCCGGCCTGTGGTTCAGCGCCGCCGTCTACACCGTGTTCGCCGTGCTGGTCGTCAAGGGCTTCCTCGACTGGAACCGCGAAGCCCGCCGCGCGCCCCGAGCCGCCAACCCCGCCAGTCCCGCCAACCCAGCAGGCCCCGCCAGCCCCGCCAGCCCCGCCAGCCCCGCCAGCCCCGTCAGCCCGGTCTGA
- a CDS encoding extracellular solute-binding protein, translating into MWGERRGRAAPGGLLLCGLLLGGALAGCAEPEAGWEERSGPIVFADSKDTSVDRQIARLVEMWNRFNPDQPVSFQEQATGSDAYRAQLIAHSQRSKREEGAPCYDVMAMDVVWTAEFAEGGFLAEVSDRDLDLSEFRPESLRAARYARSEELGRARDGAGASRLWAVPWRADAGLLYYRTDLVAEPPTSFAGLREAALAVSRREPSVAGYAGQFRKAYEGLSVNAFEAMWAFEGDPVPVDARGVPHPALDAGSAMGVRSLVGAVRDGWLPRSTLDYDEDASWQAFGRGEVALMRNWPYAYAQLTSPDRAEGSLDPALIGVAPLPWESALGGWNLGVSTCTRHGRTAREFVRFLTDPARQRTLLEQAGFAPTRTSLYEDESLWTPPHLKVLREALDSARPRPAVPNYDLLTRLVQEQVGEAMRDGRAVDARVEALADGLTTLPGLVRPG; encoded by the coding sequence ATGTGGGGTGAGCGGCGGGGGCGGGCGGCGCCGGGCGGGCTGCTGCTGTGCGGGCTGCTGCTGGGCGGGGCGCTCGCCGGGTGCGCGGAGCCCGAGGCCGGGTGGGAGGAGCGGAGCGGGCCCATCGTCTTCGCGGACTCGAAGGACACCTCGGTGGATCGGCAGATCGCCCGGCTGGTGGAGATGTGGAACCGGTTCAACCCGGACCAGCCGGTGTCGTTCCAGGAGCAGGCGACCGGCAGCGACGCCTACCGGGCCCAGCTGATCGCCCACTCGCAGCGCAGCAAGCGGGAGGAGGGGGCGCCCTGCTACGACGTGATGGCCATGGACGTGGTGTGGACGGCGGAGTTCGCCGAGGGCGGGTTCCTGGCCGAGGTGTCGGACCGGGACCTCGACCTGTCCGAGTTCCGGCCGGAGTCGCTGCGGGCCGCCCGGTACGCGCGGAGCGAGGAGCTGGGGCGGGCGCGGGACGGGGCGGGCGCGTCGCGGCTGTGGGCGGTGCCCTGGCGGGCCGACGCGGGCCTGCTCTACTACCGGACCGACCTGGTGGCCGAGCCGCCGACGAGCTTCGCGGGGCTGCGGGAGGCGGCGCTGGCGGTGAGCCGGAGGGAGCCGTCGGTCGCCGGGTACGCGGGGCAGTTCCGGAAGGCGTACGAGGGGCTGTCGGTCAACGCGTTCGAGGCGATGTGGGCGTTCGAGGGCGATCCGGTGCCGGTGGACGCGCGGGGCGTGCCGCACCCGGCGCTGGACGCGGGGTCGGCGATGGGGGTGCGGTCGCTGGTGGGCGCGGTGCGCGACGGGTGGTTGCCGCGGTCCACGCTGGACTACGACGAGGACGCGAGCTGGCAGGCGTTCGGGCGGGGCGAGGTGGCGCTGATGCGCAACTGGCCCTACGCGTACGCGCAGCTCACCTCGCCCGACCGGGCGGAGGGGTCGCTGGACCCGGCGCTGATCGGCGTGGCGCCGCTGCCGTGGGAGAGCGCGCTGGGCGGGTGGAACCTGGGGGTGTCCACGTGCACGCGGCACGGGAGGACGGCGCGGGAGTTCGTCCGGTTCCTGACCGACCCGGCGCGGCAGCGGACGCTGCTGGAGCAGGCCGGGTTCGCGCCGACCCGGACCTCGCTGTACGAGGACGAGTCGCTGTGGACCCCTCCGCACCTGAAGGTGCTGCGGGAGGCGCTGGACTCGGCGCGGCCCCGGCCTGCCGTGCCGAACTACGACCTGCTGACGCGGTTGGTGCAGGAGCAGGTCGGGGAGGCGATGCGGGACGGGCGGGCGGTGGACGCCAGGGTCGAGGCGCTGGCGGACGGGCTGACCACCCTGCCCGGACTGGTCAGACCGGGCTGA